In Gammaproteobacteria bacterium (ex Lamellibrachia satsuma), a single genomic region encodes these proteins:
- a CDS encoding sulfatase-like hydrolase/transferase codes for MIIHRIMSKRTSVLLFTLSLSLLLLTGCSEEVSEKVTKRPNVLILIADDMGYGDIGVYGSEIKTPNVDKLAQEGMQFTNFHVGATCSPTRTMMISGVDNHRAGLGNMLEIMADNQFDKPGYEGHLNNSVVSLATVLKDAGYHTYMAGKWHLGSTPETSPAARGFERSFNLAESGADNWVEQPYAPMYKRVHYFEDGKEVSLPTENYYSSDFYTQRIIDNIESGREDGKPFFAWLGYQAVHYPHQAPKEFIDKYDGVYDAGWDVLRNKRLEKQKQLGIVSADIKLDPKMEKAGIKDWTYPDWNALSDEEKRFNARRMQTYAGMADNMDHNIGKLLAYLEKIGEADNTLVIFVADNGADPNTLPMNPAYKDWYDKNYDYTYMEDYKGDYSAMGQKGSYADYGPGWAAHANTPHSYFKTFSTEGGLKVPFIARMPGTIPAGKKTNTFAYVRDVYPTILELAGVEMPGSNYNGKEIYAPDGTSALAVLKGKSDRIHPENEAIGYELSGSSAVFRGQYKLSKNPKPKGTGEWELYDIVADPSELHNLAQEKAGMVKELAKLYAQYEKDNGVIPVPDDYDPLSQLAKNTKRSGAH; via the coding sequence ATGATTATTCATCGCATCATGTCGAAACGGACAAGTGTCCTGCTATTCACCCTCAGCCTGTCGCTGCTACTGCTGACAGGTTGTTCGGAAGAGGTCAGCGAGAAGGTGACAAAGCGCCCCAACGTGCTGATCCTGATCGCCGATGACATGGGCTACGGCGACATAGGTGTCTATGGCAGCGAGATCAAGACTCCTAACGTCGACAAGCTGGCGCAGGAGGGGATGCAGTTCACCAACTTCCACGTCGGTGCGACCTGTTCCCCCACCCGTACCATGATGATCAGCGGTGTCGACAACCACCGTGCAGGTCTCGGCAACATGCTGGAGATCATGGCCGACAACCAGTTCGACAAGCCAGGCTATGAAGGTCACCTGAATAACAGCGTGGTTTCCCTCGCCACGGTGCTCAAGGACGCGGGCTACCACACCTACATGGCGGGCAAGTGGCACCTGGGTTCCACACCGGAGACCAGTCCTGCTGCCCGTGGTTTTGAACGCTCGTTCAACCTGGCGGAGAGTGGGGCCGACAACTGGGTCGAGCAGCCCTATGCGCCCATGTACAAGCGGGTTCACTACTTCGAGGATGGCAAGGAGGTCTCTCTGCCCACCGAGAACTACTACTCCTCCGATTTTTACACCCAGAGGATCATCGACAACATCGAGAGCGGACGTGAAGATGGCAAGCCCTTCTTCGCCTGGCTTGGTTACCAGGCGGTTCACTATCCCCACCAGGCACCCAAGGAGTTCATCGATAAGTACGACGGCGTCTACGATGCAGGCTGGGATGTATTGCGCAACAAACGTCTGGAGAAACAGAAGCAACTGGGTATCGTCTCTGCCGATATAAAACTTGACCCGAAGATGGAAAAAGCAGGCATCAAGGACTGGACTTATCCTGACTGGAACGCGCTTTCTGACGAAGAGAAACGCTTCAACGCCCGTCGCATGCAGACCTATGCAGGCATGGCCGACAACATGGATCACAACATTGGCAAGCTGTTGGCATATCTTGAAAAGATTGGTGAAGCCGATAATACGCTGGTTATCTTTGTCGCCGACAACGGTGCCGATCCGAACACCCTGCCGATGAACCCTGCTTACAAGGATTGGTACGATAAAAACTACGATTACACCTACATGGAAGACTACAAGGGCGACTATTCAGCGATGGGACAAAAGGGTTCATACGCAGACTACGGCCCAGGCTGGGCGGCCCATGCCAACACCCCTCACAGCTACTTCAAGACCTTCTCGACGGAAGGCGGACTGAAGGTTCCCTTCATCGCCCGCATGCCCGGCACCATTCCCGCTGGCAAAAAGACCAATACCTTTGCCTATGTGAGGGATGTCTACCCGACCATTCTGGAACTGGCTGGTGTGGAGATGCCGGGATCAAACTATAACGGGAAAGAAATCTACGCCCCTGATGGCACCAGCGCCCTTGCTGTGTTGAAAGGCAAGAGTGACCGGATACACCCGGAGAACGAAGCCATTGGCTATGAGCTTTCCGGTAGCAGCGCGGTTTTTCGTGGACAATACAAACTGTCCAAAAACCCCAAGCCCAAGGGCACGGGCGAGTGGGAATTGTATGACATAGTCGCGGACCCTTCGGAGCTGCATAACCTGGCTCAGGAAAAAGCCGGGATGGTGAAGGAGCTGGCCAAACTCTATGCTCAATATGAGAAGGATAACGGTGTCATTCCGGTTCCAGATGATTACGACCCTCTCAGTCAATTGGCTAAAAACACCAAGCGTAGCGGCGCGCACTGA
- a CDS encoding type II toxin-antitoxin system HigB family toxin, with protein sequence MRIIALSTLKAFWKENPEYQDAKEPTLAWHRHTLHADWNSPAEVKQDFRKASILKDGRVVFNIAGNKYRLVVWINYAYRVVYIRFIGTHTQYDKIDVQTI encoded by the coding sequence ATGAGAATTATCGCATTGTCGACGCTGAAAGCCTTCTGGAAAGAGAACCCAGAGTATCAGGATGCCAAGGAGCCAACATTGGCTTGGCACCGTCACACCTTGCATGCTGACTGGAACTCACCTGCCGAGGTAAAGCAGGACTTCAGAAAAGCCAGCATCCTTAAAGATGGCCGAGTGGTGTTCAATATCGCGGGGAACAAGTATCGACTTGTCGTGTGGATCAACTACGCCTACCGGGTTGTCTACATCCGCTTTATTGGCACCCATACGCAGTACGACAAAATTGACGTGCAAACCATTTAA
- a CDS encoding transcriptional regulator, with product MDIKPIKTDADYRAALIEVERLMMAGPDTPDGEKLDVMVTLIEAYEARHFPMDLPDPVEAIKFEMERKGLTIKDLEPMIGKSNRVYEILNHKRSLTLKMIWKLHEGLGIPAESLIKPPQAHA from the coding sequence ATGGACATCAAACCGATTAAAACTGATGCCGACTACCGCGCGGCATTAATAGAAGTTGAACGCCTGATGATGGCGGGACCCGATACACCAGATGGTGAAAAGCTGGATGTTATGGTCACACTTATTGAAGCTTATGAAGCCAGGCACTTCCCGATGGACTTGCCTGATCCTGTTGAGGCGATCAAGTTCGAAATGGAACGCAAGGGCTTAACCATAAAAGATCTGGAGCCCATGATCGGCAAAAGCAATCGTGTTTACGAGATCCTTAATCACAAGCGTTCACTGACTTTGAAGATGATCTGGAAGCTCCACGAAGGCTTGGGTATTCCAGCAGAATCATTGATCAAACCACCGCAAGCGCATGCCTAA
- a CDS encoding transposase, which yields MARPLRIEYAGAIYHVTSRGDRREDIYQDEEDRVIWLEVMAQVCERFNWRCHAWCMMDNHYHIVIETIEGNLSKGMRQLNGVYTQKSNRRHQRVGHVFQGRYKAILVDRDSYLLELSRYVVLNPVRARVANDVGDWPWSSYRAMVGNEATPAWLETDWLLSCFGNRRSYVIAKYIDFVRAGVGLPSIWEGQSHSHYLGDEMFIEKVGKRYPDEKQGDLKEVPRMHRRALARSLSDYAEQHPSRKQAMAEAYASGDYSMKQIADWFSVHYATVSRAVKAAYEEGGG from the coding sequence ATGGCCCGTCCCCTCCGAATTGAATACGCAGGTGCGATCTACCACGTTACCTCCCGTGGTGATCGACGTGAAGACATTTACCAGGATGAAGAAGACAGAGTCATCTGGCTTGAGGTTATGGCTCAGGTCTGTGAACGCTTTAACTGGCGCTGCCATGCATGGTGCATGATGGATAATCATTATCACATCGTTATCGAGACCATCGAAGGAAACTTGTCAAAGGGCATGAGACAGCTAAATGGCGTCTACACTCAAAAAAGCAATCGGCGTCATCAACGTGTAGGACACGTATTTCAAGGACGCTATAAAGCCATTCTGGTTGATCGTGACAGCTATTTACTGGAATTGAGCCGCTATGTTGTTCTCAACCCGGTGCGTGCCCGCGTTGCCAATGATGTCGGGGACTGGCCTTGGAGCAGTTATCGGGCAATGGTAGGCAATGAGGCAACACCGGCATGGCTGGAGACCGACTGGTTACTGTCCTGCTTCGGGAATCGCAGGTCATATGTGATTGCCAAATATATCGACTTCGTTCGTGCAGGAGTTGGGTTGCCCTCGATCTGGGAGGGACAATCACATTCACACTATCTCGGTGATGAAATGTTCATCGAAAAGGTTGGAAAACGGTATCCAGATGAAAAACAGGGTGATCTGAAAGAAGTTCCGCGAATGCATCGGCGGGCGCTGGCTCGCTCCTTGTCGGATTATGCAGAGCAACATCCCAGCCGAAAACAGGCGATGGCTGAAGCGTATGCCTCAGGTGATTATTCGATGAAGCAGATAGCGGACTGGTTTAGCGTTCATTACGCGACTGTCAGTCGGGCAGTGAAGGCGGCATATGAAGAGGGTGGTGGGTGA
- a CDS encoding addiction module toxin RelE — protein MSRYVVLNPVRARVANDVGDWPWSSYRAMVGNEATPAWLETDWLLSCFGNRRSYVIAKYIDFVRAGVGLPSIWEGQSHSHYLGDEMFIEKVGKRYPDEKQGDLKEVPRMHRRALARSLSDYAEQHPSRKQAMAEAYASGDYSMKQIADWFSVHYATVSRAVKAAYEEGGA, from the coding sequence TTGAGCCGCTATGTTGTTCTCAACCCGGTGCGTGCCCGCGTTGCCAATGATGTCGGGGACTGGCCTTGGAGCAGTTATCGGGCAATGGTAGGCAATGAGGCAACACCGGCATGGCTGGAGACCGACTGGTTACTGTCCTGCTTCGGGAATCGCAGGTCATATGTGATTGCCAAATATATCGACTTCGTTCGTGCAGGAGTTGGGTTGCCCTCGATCTGGGAGGGACAATCACATTCACACTATCTCGGTGATGAAATGTTCATCGAAAAGGTTGGAAAACGGTATCCAGATGAAAAACAGGGTGATCTGAAAGAAGTTCCGCGAATGCATCGGCGGGCGCTGGCTCGCTCCTTGTCGGATTATGCAGAGCAACATCCCAGCCGAAAACAGGCGATGGCTGAAGCGTATGCCTCAGGTGATTATTCGATGAAGCAGATAGCGGACTGGTTTAGCGTTCATTACGCGACTGTCAGTCGGGCAGTGAAGGCGGCATATGAAGAGGGTGGTGCGTGA
- a CDS encoding IS3 family transposase (programmed frameshift) — translation MKERKKYSKEFKLDAVSLVLEQEYTRREAANSLGINAQMLGRWVKEHQAEDGQAFRGNGKLSSEQEEIRKLKAQVKRLEMEKEILKKGNGILCSRNEVKYSFITQHKNAYPISLQCQVLGVSRNGYYQYQRGLGNRPDRIHQEMLEWVEDIAKSSDYTYGSRRMKKALNVLGYPVSRNKARKLMREANVQARQRRKYKVTTNSNHQQSVFNNLLKREFAVAQPDHVYAADVTYVWTQEGWLYLAVVIDLYSRKVVGWSMSSRMKAKLVCDALQMAIWRRRPKGGLIHHSDRGSQYASKAFRRLLKAHDINGSMSRKGDCWDNAVVESFFGSLKQERVHWRSYQTRYEAQQDILEYISMFYNSTRLHSYLDYMSPNDFEQQMMAQKKAA, via the exons ATGAAAGAACGAAAGAAATATTCGAAGGAATTCAAGCTAGACGCGGTCAGTCTGGTTCTTGAGCAGGAATATACTCGAAGGGAAGCAGCAAACAGTCTGGGCATCAATGCCCAAATGCTGGGGCGCTGGGTGAAAGAACATCAGGCAGAAGATGGGCAGGCATTTCGAGGCAATGGCAAGTTGAGTTCTGAACAGGAAGAAATCAGGAAGCTCAAGGCTCAGGTTAAACGCCTTGAGATGGAGAAAGAAATCTTAAAAAAAG GCAACGGTATTCTTTGCAGCAGAAACGAAGTGAAATATTCGTTCATCACCCAGCATAAGAATGCCTATCCAATCAGCTTGCAATGTCAGGTTTTGGGTGTGAGTCGTAATGGTTACTACCAGTATCAAAGGGGCTTGGGTAACAGGCCAGACCGAATACATCAGGAGATGCTGGAGTGGGTTGAGGATATCGCCAAGAGTTCAGACTACACTTATGGCAGTCGCAGAATGAAAAAAGCCTTGAATGTCCTGGGCTATCCGGTGAGTCGGAATAAGGCAAGGAAGTTAATGCGTGAAGCCAATGTACAGGCGCGTCAGCGCAGGAAATATAAGGTTACGACAAACAGTAACCACCAGCAGTCGGTTTTTAACAACCTGCTCAAGCGAGAGTTTGCTGTGGCCCAGCCCGATCATGTCTATGCGGCGGACGTGACTTATGTATGGACCCAGGAAGGCTGGTTATACCTGGCGGTAGTGATAGACCTGTATTCACGTAAAGTGGTCGGCTGGAGCATGAGTTCCCGGATGAAGGCAAAGCTGGTCTGTGATGCATTGCAAATGGCGATCTGGCGACGTCGACCGAAGGGCGGATTGATTCACCACTCAGATCGTGGTTCTCAATATGCCAGCAAGGCTTTTCGGCGGTTACTCAAAGCCCATGATATCAATGGCAGTATGAGCAGGAAGGGTGACTGCTGGGATAATGCTGTAGTGGAAAGCTTCTTTGGCAGCCTCAAGCAGGAACGGGTGCATTGGAGAAGCTACCAGACACGTTACGAAGCCCAGCAGGACATATTGGAATATATTTCCATGTTTTATAATAGTACGCGGCTGCATTCATACCTGGATTATATGAGTCCGAATGATTTTGAGCAGCAAATGATGGCGCAGAAAAAAGCGGCTTAA
- a CDS encoding diguanylate cyclase: MKDNANFQIEESSDANDNSSESASGRSKQVWSLYIGFSLIILIISLLTFFGVSRYAAVNDRLNSVVSIHNVRLDLALKLRVISRERAPILHAMANTEDPFEREDLKLVFSSLGEQFLKAREVLIKTGLNDEEARLLEEHRNHAKTVIPQQRHVIDLVDLERFVEARNYLVNVVVPTQAEALKLFDTFIDYQQSSARGALNDAQAVVQDTYTWAAVLSASGILLSLVIAIVVSQRLNNMLTTIRNAKNRLEDRVRDRTHELSLANERLEHLASTDGLTGLPNRTSFYANLELSLAQAGHHNCMTALHFIDLDGFKAVNDTYGHDCGDELLRQVSLRLKEKLRDNDIICRLGGDEFTIIQSGFKQFESATKMAQKIIDTINMPFEINGISCSVGSSIGVSIYPDHAGDMESLIKLADDMMYEVKKSGKNAFRIYTSV; this comes from the coding sequence ATGAAAGATAATGCGAATTTTCAAATAGAAGAAAGTAGTGATGCCAACGACAATTCGTCAGAATCTGCCAGTGGCCGGTCGAAACAAGTCTGGAGCCTGTACATCGGTTTTAGTCTGATAATTCTTATTATTTCGTTACTAACCTTCTTTGGTGTTTCACGTTATGCGGCGGTCAACGACAGGCTCAACTCCGTTGTATCGATTCACAACGTACGTTTGGATCTGGCATTGAAACTCCGAGTTATCTCTCGGGAACGTGCACCCATATTGCACGCTATGGCCAACACAGAGGATCCTTTTGAAAGAGAGGATCTGAAGCTGGTCTTCTCCTCTCTCGGTGAACAGTTTCTAAAAGCCAGGGAGGTACTGATTAAAACCGGTCTAAACGATGAAGAGGCAAGACTGCTTGAAGAACATCGCAATCATGCAAAAACGGTTATTCCTCAACAACGTCACGTGATTGACCTGGTTGACCTGGAACGTTTTGTTGAAGCCAGAAATTACCTGGTCAACGTGGTCGTCCCTACCCAGGCGGAAGCGCTCAAACTCTTCGACACCTTCATCGACTATCAACAGAGCTCTGCAAGGGGCGCGCTAAATGATGCCCAGGCTGTTGTTCAAGACACCTATACATGGGCCGCAGTGCTTTCAGCCAGTGGCATTTTACTGAGTCTGGTGATTGCAATTGTTGTCAGCCAGAGATTGAACAACATGCTGACAACAATCAGAAATGCTAAAAACAGGCTCGAAGACAGGGTCAGGGATCGCACCCACGAACTCAGTCTGGCCAATGAGCGGTTAGAACATCTGGCGAGTACCGATGGTCTTACGGGGTTACCAAACCGCACTTCATTCTATGCGAATCTTGAACTGTCGCTTGCTCAGGCAGGGCATCATAATTGCATGACTGCACTGCATTTTATAGACCTGGATGGCTTTAAGGCGGTAAATGACACATACGGTCATGATTGTGGAGATGAGCTGTTACGACAGGTTTCACTGCGACTCAAGGAGAAACTGCGGGACAACGACATCATCTGCCGCTTGGGTGGGGATGAATTCACGATCATCCAGTCTGGATTCAAGCAGTTCGAGAGTGCTACCAAGATGGCACAAAAAATCATCGATACGATAAATATGCCCTTTGAAATAAACGGGATCAGTTGCAGTGTTGGTTCGAGTATTGGAGTTTCAATTTACCCTGATCACGCAGGTGATATGGAGAGCTTGATCAAACTCGCAGATGATATGATGTACGAAGTTAAAAAGTCGGGAAAAAATGCCTTCCGGATCTACACTTCCGTATAA
- a CDS encoding transporter produces the protein MHKSVTPLAAASLLMSLPNAQADEGADLAKQLANPVASLISVPIDIDLDSNLGPNETGKRTLLVTKPVVPIELNQEWNLISRTILPFISIKSLTPGMEDESGMGDIQASFFLSPKAPTDSGWIWGVGPIALLPSATEDALGNDKWGLGPTGVALKQQGALTYGLLANHVWSYAGDDARTDYTRSFVQPFFTYTTKTATSFTLQTESTYDWESEEWSVPVNLIAAQVLKLGDQLLQVRAGLRYWADAPNGAGPEEWGFKLGVTLLFPK, from the coding sequence ATGCACAAAAGCGTAACACCGCTGGCGGCGGCATCGTTACTGATGTCGCTGCCAAACGCACAGGCCGACGAGGGCGCTGACCTGGCCAAACAGTTGGCCAACCCGGTGGCATCACTGATCAGCGTCCCCATCGACATCGATCTGGACAGTAACCTTGGTCCCAACGAAACCGGCAAGCGGACGCTGTTGGTGACCAAGCCGGTGGTGCCTATTGAGCTGAACCAGGAGTGGAACCTGATCAGCCGTACCATCCTTCCCTTCATCAGTATCAAGTCCCTCACCCCCGGGATGGAGGACGAATCGGGTATGGGGGATATCCAGGCCAGTTTTTTCCTCTCTCCCAAGGCACCCACCGATTCAGGTTGGATCTGGGGCGTGGGACCCATCGCACTGCTGCCCTCGGCAACAGAAGACGCCCTGGGCAACGACAAGTGGGGGCTGGGCCCAACCGGCGTGGCGTTGAAACAGCAGGGGGCGCTGACCTACGGCCTTCTTGCCAACCACGTCTGGTCTTATGCCGGTGATGATGCCCGCACCGATTACACCCGTAGTTTCGTACAACCTTTTTTCACCTACACCACAAAAACAGCCACCAGCTTCACCCTGCAGACAGAGAGTACCTACGACTGGGAGAGCGAAGAATGGTCAGTGCCGGTCAACCTGATCGCGGCTCAGGTACTGAAACTGGGTGATCAACTGCTGCAGGTTCGTGCGGGTCTACGCTACTGGGCGGATGCTCCCAATGGCGCTGGCCCTGAAGAGTGGGGCTTCAAGCTGGGCGTGACGCTGCTGTTTCCCAAGTAA
- a CDS encoding helix-turn-helix transcriptional regulator — translation MKSLASRIQLIMQMHDLSYQKLAVRVGVSKQTVYNWLSGGRIREENARKIAEQFNYDWMWVMHGGQEDNSLLEAAKLLIRTSGGIAAIFRGFDLQYVEVTDPIVRFSGGKREYLLQESFYTRTLVPDRKTIEKGLKQLVSGKKNSFNFMTQRASVVDNKVASLLITVLYLSGVDSDEPHFLFLGMPIANSEGLEPVEVLEAPVKNLTSI, via the coding sequence ATGAAGAGTCTTGCATCCAGAATCCAACTGATCATGCAAATGCATGATCTCTCCTACCAGAAGCTGGCAGTCAGGGTCGGTGTCAGTAAGCAAACCGTCTACAACTGGCTCTCAGGGGGCAGAATCCGGGAAGAGAACGCAAGGAAGATCGCCGAGCAATTTAACTATGACTGGATGTGGGTCATGCATGGTGGCCAGGAGGACAACTCTCTACTTGAAGCAGCCAAGCTGTTGATCCGTACCTCGGGGGGGATCGCTGCCATCTTTCGTGGGTTTGATCTTCAATATGTTGAGGTTACTGATCCCATCGTACGTTTTTCCGGTGGCAAGCGGGAGTATCTCCTACAGGAATCCTTTTATACCCGAACCCTGGTGCCAGACCGGAAAACAATAGAAAAAGGCCTGAAGCAGCTAGTGTCCGGGAAGAAAAATTCTTTCAATTTTATGACGCAGCGAGCTTCAGTTGTTGATAATAAAGTGGCGTCCCTTTTGATCACCGTGCTTTACCTTTCAGGTGTTGATTCAGATGAACCGCATTTCCTGTTTCTTGGCATGCCGATAGCCAATAGTGAAGGATTGGAGCCAGTAGAGGTTTTAGAAGCGCCGGTAAAGAATTTAACAAGTATTTGA
- a CDS encoding CBS domain-containing protein, with the protein MKTEFTGIHHTAFATYDIELTVKFWRDLLGMRLVYAYGSPGYRQYFFLVSGNNRISFFEWNDVEPVRPRRHGDPVKGPFIFDHIAIGVADKNALWDIMARLDAAGFHCSDVIDHGCFLSIYSYDPNGIPIEFSCEVPGLDLFWNPVMEDLAATTDFLTESNPVPGQWPGPEPVSEEERIIVPGEGKDYFPETTDGPLRSPQAATAVEGAMQVCDVMHRGVYTATEDDSIRSVAETISREKVSGLPVVDENDRLVGVISEKDILKALLPGYTQFLEDPAQAQDFQAMEHSYGSVLQKRVGELMSHSVFSIAIDAPIMKAAAQMDLHSFRRIPVVDSDRRLAGIISLSDIHQAIFLRELEDANRY; encoded by the coding sequence ATGAAAACAGAATTCACGGGCATTCACCATACAGCCTTTGCTACTTACGACATCGAACTTACGGTCAAGTTTTGGAGGGACCTGCTCGGGATGCGCCTTGTCTATGCCTATGGGTCTCCTGGCTACCGGCAATACTTCTTCCTGGTTTCTGGCAATAACCGCATCTCATTTTTCGAGTGGAATGATGTGGAGCCCGTTCGGCCACGCCGACATGGTGACCCGGTGAAAGGACCGTTTATCTTCGATCACATCGCCATTGGCGTGGCCGACAAGAATGCCCTGTGGGATATCATGGCCCGCCTGGATGCTGCGGGCTTCCACTGCTCGGATGTCATCGATCACGGCTGTTTTCTGTCGATTTACTCCTATGACCCTAACGGCATCCCCATCGAGTTCAGTTGCGAAGTCCCTGGTTTGGACCTCTTCTGGAACCCGGTTATGGAGGATCTGGCCGCAACCACCGACTTTCTTACTGAATCGAATCCGGTACCAGGCCAGTGGCCAGGGCCAGAGCCGGTGAGCGAAGAGGAGCGAATCATCGTTCCTGGGGAGGGCAAGGATTACTTTCCGGAAACCACTGATGGCCCCCTCCGATCGCCTCAGGCCGCGACGGCGGTGGAGGGAGCCATGCAGGTGTGTGATGTGATGCACCGGGGTGTCTATACCGCAACAGAGGATGACTCTATTCGATCGGTGGCGGAGACCATTTCAAGAGAGAAGGTCAGCGGTTTGCCGGTGGTTGATGAGAATGACCGGCTTGTGGGCGTCATCTCAGAGAAGGATATTCTCAAGGCGCTGCTGCCGGGCTATACGCAGTTTCTCGAGGACCCCGCCCAGGCCCAGGACTTTCAGGCAATGGAACATTCCTATGGGAGCGTCCTACAGAAGAGAGTAGGTGAGTTGATGTCCCACTCGGTCTTCTCCATCGCGATCGACGCCCCCATCATGAAGGCGGCAGCACAAATGGACTTGCACAGTTTTCGCCGTATCCCGGTGGTGGACTCGGATCGCCGACTGGCCGGGATCATCAGCCTCAGCGATATCCATCAGGCGATTTTTTTGCGGGAATTGGAAGATGCCAATCGCTACTGA